A window of Desulfocurvibacter africanus subsp. africanus DSM 2603 contains these coding sequences:
- a CDS encoding cobyrinate a,c-diamide synthase, which yields MQNVSNSVQPSKPFGNPRMPRVVLAGLSGGSGKTILSLGLCRALARSGLAVRPFKKGPDYIDAKWLGLAARATACNLDPHLMPPALLPMLFADRMAGFDLAVVEGNRGIFDGRDVQGTLSTAELSRQLKAPVILVLDCTKMTRTAAAIVAGIAAFEPGLQLAGVVCNRTAGERHRSILRGAIEEYTDVPVMGMLPKLSENPIPERHMGLWSDQELAKDVDAALDRLADMVASSCDLQAVRAVAESAPLPPVPEGAPVKLWPEPLPLPRKPRIGVVQDAALWFYYPENIEALERAGAEIVRVSILSSEPWPELHGLYLGGGFPETHAETLAANVDVRERVRGLSEVGMPVYAECGGFMYLARHLEYQGQAWPMAGVFPVSTRLCSRPQGLGYIEAEAVRDTPFFRAGERIAGHEFHYSACCLDGPSPNLDFALRVERGSGMHAGQDGLMHKRTFAGYTHIHALGTRDWAPNFVRAAAEYAGIIRQPESV from the coding sequence ATGCAGAACGTTTCCAACTCTGTGCAGCCTTCAAAGCCATTCGGCAATCCGCGCATGCCGCGCGTGGTCCTGGCCGGCCTTTCCGGCGGGTCGGGCAAGACGATTCTATCGCTGGGGCTGTGTCGAGCCTTGGCCCGTAGCGGCTTGGCCGTGCGCCCCTTCAAGAAAGGCCCCGACTACATAGACGCCAAGTGGCTTGGCCTCGCCGCGAGAGCCACGGCCTGCAACCTCGATCCTCACCTCATGCCGCCCGCGCTGCTGCCCATGCTGTTCGCCGATCGCATGGCCGGTTTCGACCTGGCCGTGGTGGAGGGCAATCGCGGCATTTTCGACGGCCGTGACGTGCAGGGTACCCTGTCCACGGCCGAGCTGTCGCGCCAACTCAAGGCTCCAGTTATTCTGGTGCTCGACTGCACCAAGATGACCCGCACCGCCGCCGCCATAGTGGCGGGCATCGCGGCCTTCGAGCCCGGCCTGCAACTTGCCGGAGTGGTCTGCAACCGCACGGCCGGCGAGCGGCATCGCTCCATCCTGCGCGGGGCCATCGAAGAGTACACGGACGTGCCGGTGATGGGCATGTTGCCCAAGCTGTCCGAGAACCCGATTCCCGAGCGGCACATGGGCTTGTGGTCGGACCAGGAACTGGCCAAGGACGTGGATGCAGCCCTGGACCGTTTGGCGGACATGGTGGCTTCGAGCTGCGACCTGCAGGCAGTGCGTGCGGTCGCAGAGTCCGCACCGCTTCCGCCCGTGCCGGAAGGCGCGCCGGTGAAGCTCTGGCCCGAGCCGTTGCCATTGCCGCGTAAGCCGCGCATCGGCGTGGTTCAGGACGCCGCCCTGTGGTTCTACTATCCCGAGAATATCGAGGCCTTGGAGCGCGCCGGAGCCGAGATCGTGCGTGTGAGCATCCTTTCATCAGAGCCTTGGCCCGAACTGCATGGCCTGTATCTGGGCGGGGGCTTTCCCGAGACGCACGCCGAAACCCTGGCCGCCAATGTGGACGTGCGCGAGCGCGTGCGCGGGCTCTCCGAAGTGGGCATGCCGGTATACGCCGAATGCGGCGGCTTCATGTATCTAGCCCGCCACCTGGAATACCAGGGCCAAGCCTGGCCCATGGCCGGTGTTTTCCCCGTGTCCACCCGGCTGTGCAGCCGTCCGCAGGGCTTGGGCTACATCGAGGCCGAGGCCGTGCGCGACACGCCTTTCTTCCGGGCAGGCGAGCGCATCGCGGGGCACGAATTCCATTACTCGGCCTGCTGCCTGGATGGACCGTCGCCGAACCTGGATTTCGCCCTGCGCGTCGAGCGCGGTTCAGGCATGCATGCCGGACAGGATGGGCTCATGCACAAGCGCACCTTTGCCGGTTACACGCATATCCACGCCCTGGGCACCCGCGACTGGGCGCCAAATTTCGTGCGCGCCGCCGCGGAGTACGCGGGGATCATCCGACAGCCCGAATCCGTGTAG
- a CDS encoding dissimilatory sulfite reductase D family protein, whose protein sequence is MPFDPATAKDEVLKFLEEKREKKTKFYFNDFTALFPDGKPREVKKILSDLVKEEKLEYWSSGSTTMYGLKGAGKHASGED, encoded by the coding sequence ATGCCGTTCGATCCAGCGACCGCGAAAGACGAGGTCCTCAAGTTCCTTGAGGAAAAGAGAGAAAAGAAGACCAAGTTCTACTTCAACGACTTCACCGCGTTGTTTCCCGACGGCAAGCCGCGCGAAGTGAAGAAGATCTTGTCCGATCTGGTCAAGGAAGAGAAGCTTGAGTACTGGTCTTCCGGTTCCACGACCATGTACGGCCTCAAGGGCGCCGGCAAGCACGCTTCCGGCGAGGACTAG
- the dsrB gene encoding dissimilatory-type sulfite reductase subunit beta yields MAFISSGYNPEKPMENRISDIGPRKYDEFLPPVIKKNYGQWLYHEILEPGVLMHKAESGDEVYSVRVGAARLMSVGLIREMCAVADKHCGGHLRFTTRNNVEFMVDSKAKVKPLMDDLKSRKFPGGSLKFPIGGTGASTPNMVHTQGWQHCHTPATDAAGPVKAVMDEVFEYFTSMKLPASVRLALACCLNMCGAVHCSDIAVVGIHRKPPLKDHAVLDQICEIPLAVAACPTAAIRPTKIEIDGKQRNTVAIKDERCMFCGNCYTMCAALPLADAEGDGCAIMVGGKVSNRLSMPKFSKVVVAYVPNEPPRWPSLTKVIKQILEAYAKDARKYERVGEWAERIGWEKFFEVTGLPFTHHLIDDFRDHAYYTWRQSTQFKW; encoded by the coding sequence ATGGCTTTCATTTCCTCTGGATACAATCCTGAGAAGCCGATGGAGAACCGCATCTCCGATATCGGCCCCCGCAAATATGATGAGTTCCTGCCCCCGGTCATCAAGAAGAACTACGGCCAGTGGCTGTACCACGAGATCCTGGAGCCCGGCGTGCTCATGCACAAGGCCGAGTCCGGTGACGAAGTCTACTCCGTCCGCGTGGGCGCCGCCCGCCTCATGTCCGTAGGGCTCATCCGCGAGATGTGCGCTGTCGCCGACAAGCATTGCGGCGGGCACCTGCGCTTCACCACGCGTAACAACGTGGAGTTCATGGTCGATTCCAAGGCCAAGGTGAAGCCCCTGATGGACGACCTGAAGAGCCGCAAGTTCCCCGGCGGCTCCCTCAAGTTCCCCATCGGCGGCACCGGCGCTTCGACCCCGAACATGGTGCACACCCAGGGCTGGCAGCACTGCCACACCCCGGCCACCGACGCCGCCGGCCCAGTCAAGGCCGTGATGGACGAAGTGTTCGAGTACTTCACCAGCATGAAGCTGCCGGCTTCGGTCCGTTTGGCCCTGGCCTGCTGTCTGAACATGTGTGGTGCCGTGCACTGCTCCGACATCGCGGTCGTGGGCATCCACCGCAAGCCGCCCCTCAAGGACCACGCGGTTCTTGATCAGATCTGCGAAATCCCGCTGGCCGTTGCCGCCTGCCCCACCGCCGCCATCCGTCCGACCAAGATCGAGATCGACGGCAAGCAGCGCAACACCGTGGCCATCAAGGACGAGCGCTGCATGTTCTGCGGCAACTGCTACACCATGTGCGCCGCGCTGCCCCTGGCTGACGCCGAGGGTGACGGCTGCGCCATCATGGTTGGCGGTAAGGTTTCCAACCGTCTGTCCATGCCTAAGTTCTCCAAGGTCGTCGTGGCCTACGTGCCCAACGAGCCTCCGCGTTGGCCGTCCCTGACCAAGGTCATCAAGCAGATTCTTGAGGCCTATGCCAAGGACGCCAGGAAGTACGAGCGCGTGGGCGAGTGGGCCGAGCGCATCGGTTGGGAGAAGTTCTTCGAAGTCACCGGACTTCCCTTCACCCACCACCTCATCGACGACTTCCGCGATCACGCCTACTACACCTGGCGCCAGAGCACCCAGTTCAAGTGGTAG
- the dsrA gene encoding dissimilatory-type sulfite reductase subunit alpha, whose amino-acid sequence MAKHKTPMLDELTKGPWPSWVDDIKGEAERRKANPDNIDYQIPADVCEDWLGLQELSYKDMETHWKHGGIVGVFGYGGGVIGRYCDMPQQFPGVAHFHTVRVNQPSGKYYTTKFLTDLCDIWDLRGSGMTNMHGSTGDIVLLGTFTEQLEEIFFELTHNMNTDLGGSGSNLRTPAGCLGKSRCEFACYDTMALEYSMVQQYQDELHRPAFPYKFKFKFDGCPMGCVCSIARSDFSVIGTWKSDIRIDQEAVKAYVGGEFKPNAGAHAGRDWGKFDITAEVVNRCPGQCIKWDGSKLSIDNKNCVRCMHCIAVMPRALRVGTETGASILLGAKAPILDGQQMSSLIVPFVPAEDPFDEIKEVVEKIWDWWMEEGKNRERVGETMRRMSLQKVLNVIGVEPDARHVKYPRENPYIFWKEEEVGNWDRPIEEYRKRHAR is encoded by the coding sequence ATGGCAAAACACAAGACCCCGATGCTCGATGAGTTGACCAAGGGGCCTTGGCCAAGCTGGGTTGATGACATCAAGGGCGAAGCCGAGCGTCGCAAGGCTAACCCTGATAACATCGATTACCAGATTCCGGCTGATGTCTGTGAAGACTGGCTCGGCTTGCAGGAACTCTCCTACAAGGACATGGAGACTCACTGGAAGCACGGCGGCATCGTTGGCGTGTTCGGTTACGGCGGCGGCGTTATCGGCCGTTACTGCGACATGCCCCAGCAGTTCCCCGGCGTGGCCCACTTCCACACCGTGCGCGTGAACCAGCCGTCCGGCAAGTACTACACGACCAAGTTCCTGACAGACCTGTGCGACATCTGGGATCTGCGTGGTTCCGGCATGACCAACATGCACGGCTCCACCGGTGACATCGTGCTCCTGGGCACCTTCACCGAGCAGCTCGAAGAGATCTTCTTCGAACTGACCCACAATATGAACACCGACCTGGGCGGCTCCGGCTCCAACCTGCGCACGCCCGCCGGCTGCCTTGGCAAGTCTCGCTGTGAGTTCGCCTGCTACGACACCATGGCCCTTGAGTACTCCATGGTCCAGCAGTACCAGGACGAGCTGCACCGCCCCGCCTTCCCCTACAAGTTCAAGTTCAAGTTCGACGGCTGCCCCATGGGCTGCGTGTGTTCCATCGCCCGTTCCGACTTCTCGGTCATCGGCACCTGGAAGAGCGACATCCGCATCGACCAGGAGGCCGTCAAGGCCTACGTCGGCGGCGAGTTCAAGCCCAACGCCGGCGCCCACGCCGGTCGCGACTGGGGCAAGTTCGACATCACGGCTGAAGTCGTGAATCGCTGCCCGGGCCAGTGCATCAAGTGGGACGGCTCCAAGCTGTCCATCGACAACAAGAACTGCGTGCGCTGCATGCACTGCATCGCCGTCATGCCCCGCGCCCTGCGCGTCGGCACCGAGACCGGCGCCTCGATCCTGCTCGGCGCCAAGGCTCCCATCCTGGACGGCCAGCAGATGTCTTCGCTCATCGTGCCCTTCGTTCCCGCCGAGGATCCTTTCGACGAGATCAAGGAAGTCGTCGAGAAGATCTGGGATTGGTGGATGGAAGAGGGCAAGAACCGCGAGCGCGTCGGCGAGACCATGCGCCGCATGTCCTTGCAGAAGGTGCTCAACGTCATTGGCGTCGAGCCCGATGCGCGCCACGTCAAGTATCCCCGTGAGAACCCCTACATCTTCTGGAAGGAAGAAGAGGTTGGCAACTGGGATCGGCCCATCGAAGAGTACCGCAAGCGTCACGCGCGCTAG
- a CDS encoding DVU0298 family protein — protein sequence MARFRELKAGLVQALTSDDWSKQVESLAGERPGDLIGPLFQMLLHRDDLVRWRAVEAFGLTVSSLARRDMEAARMVMRQMMWRLNEESGNIGWGVAEAMGAILAGHEGLAREYHSILVSYVREAGGDICHGNYLDNAALRRGVLWGLGRLARTRPELARKAVPDLLLVLDPSRGVEGKTAAEAVECHDAVARGLACWVLGLLAESGGSLGPEVRNAVTAQMKDQTGLELFQDGRLIRTTVGDLSREALKRLA from the coding sequence ATGGCGCGTTTTCGAGAGCTTAAAGCCGGGCTGGTCCAAGCCCTGACGTCGGACGACTGGTCCAAGCAGGTGGAGAGCCTGGCCGGCGAACGGCCCGGCGACTTGATTGGGCCGCTGTTCCAGATGCTCCTGCACAGGGACGATCTCGTGCGCTGGCGGGCTGTGGAGGCCTTCGGACTGACCGTGTCGTCTTTGGCTCGGCGGGACATGGAAGCCGCGCGGATGGTCATGCGCCAGATGATGTGGCGCTTGAACGAGGAGTCCGGGAACATAGGCTGGGGCGTGGCCGAGGCCATGGGAGCGATTCTGGCCGGACACGAGGGGCTGGCGCGGGAGTACCATTCAATTCTCGTGTCCTACGTGCGCGAGGCCGGGGGCGACATCTGCCATGGCAACTACCTCGATAACGCGGCCCTGCGCCGCGGGGTGCTGTGGGGTCTCGGCCGGCTGGCTCGGACCCGACCCGAACTGGCGCGCAAGGCCGTGCCCGACCTGCTGCTGGTGCTCGACCCCTCCAGGGGCGTGGAGGGGAAAACCGCGGCCGAGGCAGTGGAGTGCCACGATGCCGTGGCCAGGGGGCTGGCCTGCTGGGTGCTGGGTCTGCTGGCGGAGTCCGGCGGCTCCCTCGGTCCCGAGGTTCGCAATGCGGTGACCGCCCAGATGAAAGATCAGACCGGTCTGGAGTTGTTTCAGGATGGCCGGCTGATACGGACCACCGTGGGCGATCTGAGCAGAGAAGCCTTGAAACGTTTGGCTTGA
- a CDS encoding tetratricopeptide repeat protein: protein MSNTAKVDAYIAEQMNKLQDNPQCANTHYNLGMGFLTKRMFKEAEEAFLKAVDCSSKLVEAYVQLGGIAMQRGDLEGCLHYNEIAAKNMPLFPVPYANMGFVYMQRGNVDEAIKAFKQAIKKDANFVQAIASLGGALYMKGDLDESEGYSKRALEIEANFGPALNNLALVELERGNHAKAREYVEQARKTGFEPPEGLLKELEAHGA from the coding sequence ATGAGCAACACCGCAAAAGTCGACGCATACATCGCGGAGCAGATGAACAAGCTCCAGGACAACCCGCAGTGCGCCAACACGCACTACAACCTCGGCATGGGCTTTCTGACCAAGCGCATGTTCAAGGAGGCCGAGGAGGCCTTTCTCAAGGCCGTGGACTGCTCGTCGAAGCTGGTCGAGGCTTATGTGCAGCTCGGCGGCATCGCCATGCAGCGCGGGGATCTTGAGGGTTGCCTGCATTACAACGAGATCGCGGCCAAGAACATGCCGCTGTTTCCCGTGCCCTACGCCAACATGGGCTTCGTGTACATGCAGCGCGGCAATGTCGATGAAGCCATCAAGGCCTTCAAGCAGGCCATCAAAAAGGACGCCAACTTCGTGCAGGCCATCGCCAGCCTGGGCGGAGCCCTGTACATGAAGGGCGATTTGGACGAGTCCGAGGGCTATTCCAAGCGCGCCCTGGAGATCGAGGCCAACTTCGGCCCGGCTCTCAACAACCTGGCCCTGGTGGAACTCGAGCGCGGCAACCACGCCAAGGCCCGCGAGTACGTCGAGCAGGCTCGCAAGACCGGCTTCGAGCCGCCCGAGGGCTTGCTCAAGGAGCTGGAGGCCCACGGGGCCTAA
- a CDS encoding YkgJ family cysteine cluster protein, producing MALDFSDIFAKYEKLVASVDGVFQRVREQCGDAVACRPGCSDCCNAVFDLSIVEALYINHKFNQTLQGLERQAVLDRADEAERKQIKLAKKAFKRSESGVQAEDILEDVAKKRIRCPMLGANDTCVLYDIRPITCRLYGIPLAIGGQAHTCGMSGFEPGKPYPTVNMERIQDALVELGQELVDSLNTKFKAMTTMHIPLATALMTKFDEEYLGKDTAVVEAMHADPFAMAQAGEQAEARPAASGIKPMAEAQDGDCSGCEKSDCTGCASSGPGGCKGSPTIIELGGK from the coding sequence ATGGCTCTGGACTTCAGTGATATCTTTGCCAAGTACGAGAAGCTCGTGGCCTCGGTGGACGGGGTTTTTCAGCGGGTGCGCGAGCAGTGCGGCGATGCCGTGGCTTGTCGGCCGGGCTGCAGCGACTGCTGCAACGCCGTATTCGACTTGAGCATCGTGGAAGCGCTTTATATAAACCACAAGTTCAACCAGACTCTGCAAGGTCTGGAACGCCAGGCGGTGCTGGACCGCGCCGACGAGGCCGAGCGCAAGCAGATCAAGCTGGCCAAGAAGGCCTTCAAGCGCAGCGAATCGGGTGTCCAGGCCGAAGATATCCTGGAGGACGTGGCCAAGAAGCGCATTCGCTGTCCCATGCTCGGCGCGAATGATACCTGCGTGCTCTACGACATCCGGCCCATCACCTGTCGTTTGTACGGCATTCCCCTAGCCATCGGCGGTCAGGCCCACACCTGCGGCATGTCGGGCTTCGAGCCGGGCAAGCCCTATCCCACGGTGAACATGGAGCGTATCCAGGACGCGCTCGTGGAGCTGGGTCAGGAACTCGTGGACAGCCTGAATACCAAGTTCAAGGCCATGACCACCATGCACATCCCCCTGGCCACGGCGCTCATGACAAAGTTCGATGAGGAGTATCTGGGCAAGGACACCGCCGTCGTTGAGGCCATGCACGCCGATCCCTTCGCTATGGCGCAGGCCGGCGAGCAGGCTGAGGCCAGACCGGCCGCCTCCGGCATAAAGCCCATGGCCGAGGCCCAGGATGGTGATTGCTCCGGCTGCGAGAAGTCGGACTGCACGGGCTGTGCGTCTTCCGGACCGGGCGGGTGCAAGGGCAGCCCGACGATCATCGAACTCGGAGGCAAATAG
- a CDS encoding ferredoxin: protein MGYKITIDTDKCTGDGECVDVCPVEVYELQDGKAVAVNEDECLGCESCVEVCEQDALTVEEN from the coding sequence ATGGGTTACAAGATCACCATCGACACCGACAAGTGCACCGGCGACGGCGAGTGCGTGGACGTTTGCCCTGTCGAGGTCTATGAGCTGCAGGACGGCAAGGCTGTCGCGGTCAACGAGGATGAGTGCCTCGGCTGCGAGTCTTGCGTCGAAGTTTGCGAGCAGGACGCTCTGACCGTCGAAGAGAACTAG
- a CDS encoding sensor histidine kinase, with protein MTPDPATVQNDKSLLSASESDARRNARTSGRERMAFLETRVHEKIDDYEDYRFTLLESRALNIFFDLAQEYDNVFDLYALCVLVPKIFFQKQATLFLIGKDDRLEWRCSAAVPWDEEPGVVKEPPLVQMPTVRDGRFYIPIKGNRDLLEQMAFSPKRAVIGLLDVTPAENLSPHERLFFEKYANRIGFQLHNRLISTKNREHLQFIRSLVDDIGHNVIVPNMYFKLFYRRLESKIRVLREISTQFAEFTGSCTIDDSEQTAACKRLQKEMDYTYESLMEQFREIYRHYEQTSMFLETLLRRGHFEQGHYVLEMQPANVQRQIVAPQVERFRGRLGERGIDVVEPEGKQLDPELEAEVDVGLISQVFSNLFSNAVKYTREVEDSTGRRKYVTYGCALEPDRYGRGQDGVRCYVFSTGPNLTPQEADRLYTEGFRGSNVQGEYGTGHGLHFVREVVTLHGGEVGYEPVEGGNIFSFVLPVHKGSAAGA; from the coding sequence GTGACCCCTGATCCCGCCACGGTCCAGAATGACAAGTCCCTGCTGTCCGCCTCCGAGAGCGACGCGCGGCGCAACGCGCGGACCTCGGGGCGGGAGCGCATGGCCTTCCTGGAGACGCGCGTCCACGAGAAGATCGACGACTACGAGGACTACCGCTTCACCCTCCTCGAGAGCCGGGCCTTGAACATCTTTTTCGATCTGGCCCAAGAGTACGACAACGTCTTCGATCTCTATGCCCTGTGCGTGCTCGTGCCCAAGATCTTCTTCCAGAAGCAGGCCACGCTTTTCCTCATCGGCAAGGACGACCGACTTGAATGGCGTTGCTCGGCGGCCGTGCCCTGGGACGAGGAACCCGGGGTCGTGAAGGAGCCGCCGCTCGTCCAAATGCCCACGGTGCGGGACGGTCGTTTCTATATCCCCATCAAGGGCAACCGCGATTTGCTGGAGCAGATGGCTTTTTCGCCAAAGCGCGCGGTCATCGGCTTGCTGGACGTGACTCCGGCCGAGAACCTGAGCCCTCATGAGCGCCTTTTCTTCGAGAAGTACGCCAACCGCATCGGTTTTCAGCTGCACAACCGGCTCATCAGCACCAAGAACCGCGAGCACCTCCAGTTCATCCGCTCCCTGGTGGACGATATCGGCCACAACGTCATAGTCCCCAACATGTACTTCAAGCTTTTCTACCGCCGCCTGGAATCCAAGATCCGCGTATTGCGCGAGATAAGCACCCAGTTCGCGGAATTCACCGGCAGCTGCACCATTGATGACTCGGAGCAGACCGCGGCCTGCAAGCGCCTGCAGAAAGAGATGGACTACACCTACGAGTCGCTCATGGAACAGTTTCGGGAGATTTACCGCCATTACGAGCAGACCAGCATGTTCCTGGAGACGCTCCTGCGGCGCGGTCATTTCGAACAAGGTCATTACGTGCTCGAAATGCAGCCCGCGAACGTTCAGCGTCAGATCGTGGCGCCCCAGGTGGAGCGCTTCCGCGGCCGGCTTGGAGAGCGGGGCATCGATGTCGTGGAGCCCGAGGGCAAGCAACTCGATCCGGAGCTGGAGGCCGAGGTGGACGTCGGCCTGATAAGTCAGGTCTTTTCCAATCTCTTCTCCAATGCCGTGAAGTACACACGCGAAGTCGAGGATTCCACGGGCCGACGGAAGTACGTGACTTACGGCTGCGCCCTGGAACCGGATCGCTACGGCCGAGGCCAGGATGGCGTGCGCTGCTACGTTTTCTCCACGGGTCCCAACCTGACGCCGCAAGAGGCCGACCGGCTGTATACCGAGGGCTTCCGCGGCTCCAATGTGCAGGGGGAGTACGGCACGGGCCATGGCCTGCATTTCGTGCGCGAGGTCGTCACCCTGCACGGAGGGGAAGTCGGCTACGAGCCGGTGGAGGGAGGCAACATCTTCTCCTTCGTATTGCCTGTCCACAAGGGCTCCGCCGCCGGAGCGTAG
- a CDS encoding inositol-3-phosphate synthase yields the protein MKEIKIAIVGIGNCASALLQGIEFYRQGKSEEAIGLMHWDLGGYSPADIRVVAAWDIDRRKVGKDVHEAMHCLPNCTKIFCPNMPPAGVSVRMGRLLDGMAEHMRAYDERYTFAPADAAQPDKAEVVRVLRETGAEILLNYLPVGSEQATRFYAECALEAGVSLVNNIPVFIVSNPEWAARFEQAGIPVIGDDIKSQLGATIVHRTLTRLFRNRGVKIDSTYQLNFGGNTDFLNMLDRQRLQSKKISKTEAVTSQTEQHLTGDHVHIGPSDWVPSQKDNKVAYIRLEGRLFGDVPMSLECRLSVEDSPNSAGVVIDAIRCLKLARERGVAGALTSPSAYFMKHPPVQYTDDEACRLTEEFIRGECER from the coding sequence ATGAAAGAAATTAAGATAGCGATAGTCGGAATCGGCAACTGCGCCAGCGCACTGCTTCAGGGCATCGAATTCTACAGGCAGGGCAAGTCCGAGGAAGCCATCGGCCTCATGCATTGGGACCTGGGCGGCTACTCGCCGGCGGATATTCGCGTCGTGGCGGCCTGGGACATCGACCGCCGCAAGGTAGGCAAGGATGTGCACGAGGCCATGCACTGTCTGCCCAACTGCACGAAGATTTTTTGCCCGAACATGCCTCCCGCGGGCGTGAGCGTGCGCATGGGCCGCTTGCTGGATGGAATGGCCGAGCACATGCGCGCTTATGACGAGCGCTACACCTTTGCGCCGGCCGACGCCGCGCAGCCCGACAAGGCGGAGGTCGTGCGCGTGCTGCGCGAGACGGGCGCGGAAATCCTGCTCAACTACCTGCCCGTGGGCTCGGAGCAGGCCACGCGCTTCTACGCCGAGTGCGCCCTGGAGGCCGGGGTCAGCCTGGTCAACAACATCCCCGTGTTCATCGTCAGCAACCCGGAGTGGGCCGCCCGCTTCGAGCAAGCAGGTATTCCGGTCATCGGCGACGACATCAAGTCGCAGCTGGGCGCGACCATCGTTCACCGCACCCTGACCCGCCTGTTCCGCAACCGCGGGGTCAAGATCGACTCGACGTATCAGCTCAACTTCGGCGGCAACACCGACTTCCTGAACATGCTCGACCGCCAGCGGCTGCAGTCCAAAAAGATTTCCAAGACCGAGGCCGTGACATCCCAGACCGAGCAGCATCTGACCGGTGATCATGTCCATATCGGCCCCAGCGACTGGGTGCCGTCGCAGAAGGACAACAAGGTCGCCTACATTCGCCTGGAAGGCCGCCTGTTCGGCGACGTGCCCATGAGCCTGGAGTGCCGTCTGTCCGTGGAGGACTCGCCAAACTCGGCCGGCGTGGTCATCGACGCCATCCGCTGCCTCAAGCTTGCCCGCGAGCGGGGCGTGGCCGGCGCGCTCACCTCGCCCTCGGCCTATTTCATGAAGCACCCGCCCGTGCAGTATACGGATGACGAGGCCTGCCGCCTTACCGAGGAGTTCATCCGCGGCGAATGCGAGCGGTGA
- a CDS encoding CDP-alcohol phosphatidyltransferase family protein produces MGLRTSRLGRGYYRTLAACVLPVARGLGLGPNGITVAGLAVACLVPPAFALHPLWGLAAMALSGLADSLDGLVSREMGLSTRFGALLDSSTDRVADVFYLAGFWLLFRDDPHFVPATALFFAAMTATLLISYIKARIEGLGGSCPSALMSREARTVYLLVWALAAGLAQEGRSAMLWGGLWLYLVLCLLTAGHRLLRVGRSLDSLAPVRKPASREPDSA; encoded by the coding sequence ATGGGTCTTCGCACTAGTCGGCTTGGCCGGGGCTACTATCGCACTCTGGCCGCATGCGTGCTGCCCGTAGCGCGCGGGCTCGGCCTGGGCCCCAACGGCATCACCGTGGCTGGGCTGGCCGTGGCTTGCCTCGTGCCGCCGGCCTTTGCCCTGCACCCGCTATGGGGCTTGGCGGCCATGGCCCTGTCCGGGCTGGCCGACTCCCTGGATGGCCTAGTCTCGCGGGAAATGGGGCTGTCCACGCGCTTCGGCGCGCTGCTCGACTCCAGCACGGATCGCGTGGCCGACGTGTTCTACCTGGCCGGCTTCTGGCTTCTGTTCCGCGACGATCCGCACTTCGTCCCGGCCACGGCCCTGTTCTTCGCGGCCATGACCGCCACGCTGCTCATCAGCTACATCAAGGCCCGCATCGAGGGCCTGGGCGGATCGTGCCCCTCGGCGCTCATGAGCCGCGAGGCACGCACGGTCTATCTTCTGGTCTGGGCTCTGGCCGCCGGGCTGGCCCAGGAAGGCCGGAGCGCCATGCTCTGGGGCGGGCTGTGGCTCTATCTGGTCCTGTGCCTGCTTACGGCCGGTCACCGGCTGCTGCGCGTGGGCCGGAGTTTGGACAGCCTGGCTCCGGTCCGGAAGCCGGCAAGCCGGGAACCTGATTCCGCGTGA